One genomic segment of Arcobacter porcinus includes these proteins:
- a CDS encoding endonuclease MutS2, whose protein sequence is MEKLITKLDLNDYIENFKKLFAREKSIILEGDINIHFKIIEELSKYNFNAPKTVENLDSQLIHLQKQGVLKIYEIYEFVKIINYFLYLKRFNFEGKLLEWMEKIVIPSEILNICNFFDEKAKLKNGINEDLDNIKESINRNKEEVKQSLYKLVNSSKLRTYLVDMQVHFINQEECLLVRGGFNHALNASVIDRSNSGFFYVVPHSISELKQKRSDLENKQEEILFKICKDISSIFEKNLLFLKFINKEFDKFDHYQARIFFSKIDDKNFILPTKDGTNKLVEFSHPALANAKPISVDFSKKVIMLTGVNAGGKTMMLKSILSAVFLSKYLLPYKTHKSTVVSNFKSINAVLDDPQSVKNDISTFAGRMLDFSKLFEVKNAIVGVDEIELGTDSDEAASLFKVIIEDLIKNDIKIIITTHHKRLAALMAANPDVELIAALYDEENQRPTYEFLQGTIGKSYAFETALRYKIPLGVVKRAKEVYGEDKDRLNELIERSSELEREYKQKIANLDNEIENYKRLTNNLKEQKESLDEHIYSEKSKLHKEYKDARDEAKKAIKAKLVKESHQHLNISHKIAKEIEVEKVQEQIEFKVGDRVKYRSTKGTIVSIKGAKAFIENDMGIKVQVMIRDLSRSGNPPPKIPTKKAVVTVQKPESGNIKLDLHGQRAEEAIENLDKFLSDALLAGFEEVLVYHGIGTGKLAFAVKEFLKKHPRVKAFEDAHPSSGGFGAKVIKL, encoded by the coding sequence ATGGAAAAACTTATTACTAAACTTGATCTAAATGATTATATAGAAAATTTTAAAAAACTTTTTGCTAGAGAAAAATCTATTATTTTAGAAGGTGATATAAATATTCATTTTAAAATTATAGAAGAGCTTTCAAAGTATAACTTTAATGCTCCAAAAACTGTTGAAAATCTTGATTCACAACTCATTCATCTTCAAAAACAAGGTGTATTAAAAATATATGAAATATATGAATTCGTAAAAATTATTAACTATTTTTTATATTTAAAAAGATTTAATTTTGAAGGAAAACTTCTTGAGTGGATGGAAAAAATTGTTATTCCAAGTGAAATTTTAAATATTTGTAACTTTTTTGATGAAAAAGCAAAGTTAAAAAATGGAATAAATGAAGATTTAGACAATATAAAAGAGTCAATAAATAGGAATAAAGAAGAGGTGAAACAGAGCTTATATAAGCTTGTAAACTCTTCAAAACTAAGAACTTATCTTGTTGATATGCAAGTTCATTTTATAAATCAAGAAGAGTGTTTATTGGTTCGAGGTGGATTTAATCATGCTTTAAATGCAAGTGTAATTGATAGATCAAACTCTGGATTTTTTTATGTTGTTCCTCATAGTATTAGTGAATTGAAACAAAAAAGATCTGATCTTGAAAATAAGCAAGAGGAGATTTTATTTAAAATTTGCAAAGATATATCTTCTATTTTTGAAAAGAATCTTCTATTTTTAAAGTTTATAAATAAAGAGTTTGATAAATTTGATCACTATCAAGCTAGAATATTTTTCTCAAAAATAGATGATAAAAACTTTATTTTACCTACAAAAGATGGAACAAATAAACTTGTAGAGTTTTCTCATCCTGCTTTAGCAAATGCAAAACCAATAAGCGTGGATTTTTCTAAAAAAGTAATTATGCTAACAGGTGTAAATGCTGGTGGAAAAACAATGATGCTAAAATCAATATTAAGTGCTGTTTTTTTATCAAAATATCTTTTACCTTATAAAACTCATAAAAGTACAGTTGTAAGCAACTTTAAATCAATAAATGCAGTTTTGGATGATCCTCAAAGTGTGAAAAATGATATCTCAACTTTTGCTGGAAGAATGCTTGATTTTTCTAAGTTATTTGAAGTTAAAAATGCAATTGTTGGAGTTGATGAGATTGAATTAGGAACTGATTCTGATGAAGCTGCAAGTTTGTTTAAAGTAATAATTGAAGATTTAATAAAAAATGATATTAAAATTATAATAACAACCCACCATAAAAGATTAGCAGCACTTATGGCAGCAAATCCAGATGTTGAACTTATTGCGGCACTTTATGATGAAGAGAATCAAAGACCAACTTATGAATTTTTACAAGGAACTATTGGAAAATCTTATGCTTTTGAAACAGCTTTAAGATATAAAATTCCTTTAGGTGTTGTAAAAAGAGCAAAAGAGGTTTATGGAGAAGATAAAGATAGATTAAATGAGCTTATTGAAAGAAGTAGCGAACTAGAAAGAGAGTATAAGCAAAAAATAGCAAATCTTGATAATGAAATTGAAAATTACAAAAGATTGACAAACAATTTAAAAGAACAAAAAGAGAGTTTAGATGAGCATATTTATAGTGAAAAATCTAAACTACATAAAGAGTATAAAGATGCAAGAGATGAAGCAAAAAAGGCTATAAAGGCAAAACTTGTAAAAGAGTCGCATCAGCATTTAAATATATCTCATAAAATAGCAAAAGAGATTGAAGTTGAAAAAGTTCAAGAACAAATAGAGTTTAAAGTAGGGGATAGAGTAAAATATAGATCTACTAAAGGAACTATTGTATCAATTAAAGGTGCAAAGGCATTTATTGAAAACGATATGGGAATAAAAGTTCAAGTTATGATTAGAGATTTAAGTAGAAGTGGAAATCCTCCACCAAAAATTCCTACAAAAAAAGCTGTTGTAACTGTTCAAAAACCAGAAAGTGGAAATATAAAATTAGATTTACATGGACAAAGAGCAGAAGAAGCTATTGAAAATCTTGATAAATTTTTAAGTGATGCTCTTTTGGCTGGATTTGAAGAAGTTTTAGTTTATCATGGAATTGGTACGGGTAAATTAGCATTTGCAGTAAAAGAATTTTTGAAAAAGCATCCAAGAGTGAAAGCTTTTGAAGATGCTCATCCAAGTAGTGGAGGATTTGGAGCTAAAGTTATAAAACTTTAA
- a CDS encoding NAD(P)H-dependent oxidoreductase encodes MKENKKVLINVVHPKLGSESRVNRALIDTVKSEANVTINNLYEKYPDFRIDVEKEQKFLLENDIVIFQFPMYWLSSPSLLKEWFDVVLSYNFAFGEEYKLENKIFAVATTAGSGLKQYNQNGSNKFTVEEFLNTHEAIANYVKMDYRKPFIVYETFIITDEQLQNSAKEYKTYIEELSK; translated from the coding sequence ATGAAAGAAAATAAAAAAGTATTAATTAATGTAGTTCATCCAAAACTAGGTAGTGAATCAAGAGTAAATAGAGCTTTAATAGATACTGTAAAGAGTGAAGCAAATGTAACTATAAATAATCTTTATGAAAAATATCCTGATTTTAGAATTGATGTAGAAAAAGAGCAAAAATTTCTTTTAGAAAATGATATTGTAATTTTTCAATTTCCTATGTATTGGTTGAGTTCTCCATCTCTTCTAAAAGAGTGGTTTGATGTAGTTTTATCATATAATTTTGCTTTTGGAGAAGAATATAAATTAGAAAATAAAATTTTTGCAGTTGCAACAACAGCAGGAAGTGGATTAAAACAATATAATCAAAATGGTTCAAATAAGTTTACAGTAGAGGAGTTTTTAAATACACACGAAGCAATAGCAAACTATGTAAAAATGGATTATAGAAAACCATTTATTGTTTATGAAACATTTATCATAACAGATGAACAACTTCAAAATAGTGCAAAAGAGTATAAAACTTATATAGAAGAGTTATCAAAATAA
- a CDS encoding winged helix-turn-helix transcriptional regulator, whose translation MIELNGKKYICPSQIPIHIVDDKWKFLIIWYLASKPLRVSELSQKINDISQRTLSRKLKDLEEASLVKREVFAEVPPKVEYSLTNHGVKLLEIFNILSTWGEQYAKDMGAKLF comes from the coding sequence ATGATTGAATTAAATGGCAAAAAATATATTTGTCCAAGCCAGATTCCAATTCATATAGTTGATGATAAATGGAAATTTTTAATAATATGGTATTTGGCTTCGAAACCCTTAAGAGTAAGTGAATTATCTCAAAAGATAAATGATATTTCTCAAAGAACATTAAGTAGGAAATTAAAAGATTTAGAAGAAGCTTCTTTGGTAAAAAGAGAAGTATTTGCAGAAGTACCTCCAAAAGTTGAATACTCTTTAACAAATCATGGAGTAAAATTACTTGAAATTTTTAATATTTTAAGTACTTGGGGAGAACAATATGCTAAAGATATGGGAGCGAAATTATTTTAA
- a CDS encoding cryptochrome/photolyase family protein translates to MKQILWFRRDLRVRDNAILSNAKDKVLPIFIFDKNILDKLSKDDKRVSFIYQSVLELKDNLQKIGLDLAIFYANPKDVFIDLKNQGFDEILTSIDFDNYAKTRDEECEKILPIKRFTDSFLIYPNDVLKADKTPYKVFTAFYNSLEVLHSSNSIKEFETPKNLKKVDFDYSFTPTLKDLGFEKQDLPDFLYKSADELIDIFSRKIQNYQENRDYFYLDAGSNLSVHLRFGLISARTLFNRIKRLNAPKKEIDFYIRELFWREFYNYILYHFPKSQFENLNDLKINWNKSEDDFIKWCKGDTGVPIIDASMKYLNSTGLMHNRLRMIVSSYLTKNLLIDWRKEEEYFALKLLDYEASSNIGSWQWAASTGVDSVPYFRVFNPYLQSKKFDKDAIFIKSVLKDLKEISPKTIHIENGVQEDIFLNYPRQIVGINYSRNRVLLEFKRAKTLK, encoded by the coding sequence ATGAAGCAAATTTTATGGTTTAGAAGAGATTTAAGAGTAAGAGATAATGCTATATTATCAAATGCAAAAGATAAAGTTTTACCAATATTTATATTCGATAAAAATATTTTAGATAAGCTTTCAAAAGATGATAAAAGAGTTTCTTTTATATATCAAAGTGTTTTGGAATTAAAAGATAATTTACAAAAAATAGGGCTTGATTTAGCGATATTTTATGCAAATCCAAAAGATGTTTTTATTGATTTAAAAAATCAAGGATTTGATGAGATTTTAACTTCAATAGACTTTGATAACTATGCAAAAACAAGAGATGAAGAGTGTGAAAAAATATTACCAATAAAAAGGTTTACAGACTCTTTTTTGATTTATCCAAATGATGTATTAAAAGCTGATAAGACTCCATATAAAGTCTTTACAGCTTTTTATAACTCTTTAGAAGTTTTACACTCTTCAAATAGTATAAAAGAGTTTGAAACTCCTAAAAATTTAAAAAAAGTAGATTTTGATTATAGTTTTACTCCTACTTTAAAAGATTTAGGATTTGAAAAACAGGATTTGCCAGATTTTTTATATAAAAGTGCTGATGAATTAATAGATATTTTTTCAAGAAAAATTCAAAATTATCAAGAGAATAGAGACTACTTTTATTTAGATGCTGGTTCAAATTTAAGTGTTCATCTAAGATTTGGACTTATTTCTGCTAGAACTTTATTTAATAGAATAAAAAGATTAAATGCACCAAAAAAAGAGATAGATTTTTATATAAGAGAACTATTTTGGAGAGAGTTTTACAACTATATTTTATACCATTTTCCAAAATCACAATTTGAAAATTTAAATGATCTGAAAATAAATTGGAATAAAAGTGAAGATGATTTTATAAAATGGTGCAAAGGAGATACAGGAGTTCCAATAATAGATGCTTCTATGAAATATCTTAATAGTACAGGACTTATGCATAATAGATTAAGAATGATTGTATCTTCATATTTGACAAAGAATTTATTAATAGATTGGAGAAAAGAGGAAGAGTATTTTGCTTTGAAGCTTTTGGACTATGAAGCAAGTTCAAATATTGGTTCATGGCAGTGGGCTGCTAGTACAGGAGTTGATAGTGTGCCTTATTTTAGAGTTTTTAATCCATATTTACAATCAAAAAAATTTGATAAAGATGCTATTTTTATAAAAAGTGTTTTAAAAGATTTAAAAGAGATATCACCAAAAACTATACATATAGAAAATGGTGTTCAAGAAGATATTTTTTTGAATTATCCAAGGCAAATTGTAGGAATTAACTATTCAAGAAATAGAGTTCTTTTAGAGTTTAAAAGAGCGAAAACATTAAAATAA
- a CDS encoding TIGR01777 family oxidoreductase translates to MKTILISGASGFVGQSLVEFFSKQNYNVIQIKRDILNNSLKLDELINSSDIVINLSGANIINRWSKSYKELLVSSRINTTKSLVNSIKRVEKKPKLFISTSAVGIYDNKAKYDENGSFSNDFLSKLCQDWEEEAQKAKSENTKVAIFRFGIVLGKDGGAFKKMITPFKLGLGGVIGSGKQHFSYIHIEDLIEVYKFVIENNFDGVFNCTAPTPTTNYEFTKALGEVLNRPTIFSIPEFVLKLIFSEGAKVLSDGQSAVPKKLLDLGFNFKYKNIELTLKSLIK, encoded by the coding sequence ATGAAAACAATTTTAATATCTGGTGCTAGTGGGTTTGTTGGGCAAAGTTTGGTGGAGTTTTTTTCAAAACAAAACTATAATGTAATTCAAATAAAAAGAGATATTTTAAATAACTCTTTAAAATTAGATGAACTTATAAATTCAAGTGATATTGTGATAAATCTAAGTGGTGCAAATATTATAAACAGATGGAGTAAAAGTTATAAAGAACTTTTAGTTTCAAGCCGAATAAATACAACTAAAAGCTTAGTAAATTCTATAAAAAGAGTTGAAAAAAAGCCAAAACTATTTATATCAACTTCTGCTGTTGGGATTTATGATAACAAAGCTAAATATGATGAAAATGGCTCTTTTTCAAATGATTTCTTATCAAAGCTTTGTCAAGATTGGGAAGAAGAAGCTCAAAAAGCAAAAAGTGAGAATACAAAAGTTGCTATTTTTAGATTTGGAATAGTTTTAGGAAAAGACGGTGGAGCATTTAAGAAGATGATAACACCTTTTAAACTAGGACTTGGTGGAGTTATTGGAAGTGGAAAACAGCACTTTTCATATATTCATATAGAAGATTTGATAGAAGTTTATAAGTTTGTTATAGAGAATAATTTTGATGGAGTATTTAATTGTACAGCTCCAACTCCTACAACAAACTATGAATTTACAAAAGCTTTAGGAGAAGTTTTAAATAGACCAACAATTTTTTCTATTCCAGAGTTTGTTTTAAAACTAATATTTAGTGAAGGTGCAAAAGTTTTAAGTGATGGACAAAGTGCAGTTCCAAAAAAACTTCTTGATTTAGGATTTAATTTTAAATATAAAAATATAGAATTGACTTTGAAAAGTTTAATAAAATGA
- a CDS encoding Pathogenicity locus gives MAFSEKEKEELLKVKFVGETVIQRFEQIGVDSLEKLSNSSVEEITEIVSDILGSSCWKNSPQAKKAVTNAILFAKENQ, from the coding sequence ATGGCATTTTCAGAAAAAGAGAAAGAAGAACTTTTAAAAGTAAAATTTGTTGGTGAAACTGTAATACAAAGGTTTGAACAAATAGGAGTTGACTCTTTAGAAAAGCTTTCAAATAGTAGTGTAGAAGAGATTACAGAAATTGTTTCTGATATTTTAGGAAGCTCTTGTTGGAAAAACTCTCCACAAGCTAAAAAAGCAGTTACTAATGCTATTTTATTTGCAAAAGAGAATCAATAA
- the ribB gene encoding 3,4-dihydroxy-2-butanone-4-phosphate synthase: MNQQMSNSEKNIDKAIKALQNGTGIIITDDKNRENEADIIFHANTITDSQMALLIRECSGIVCLCLTPKKVKELNLSMMVKSNNSRFQTPFTISIESKEGITTGVSAKDRVTTIKSALKKDGINHIISPGHIFPLCAKEGGVLERNGHTEASIDMMKLANLEPNAVLCEITNEDGTMAKGDQITNFAKKYSMPIISIEEIIEYRLNKGE; the protein is encoded by the coding sequence ATGAATCAACAAATGTCAAATTCAGAAAAAAATATAGACAAAGCTATAAAAGCACTTCAAAATGGAACTGGAATTATCATAACAGATGATAAAAACAGAGAAAATGAAGCTGATATTATATTTCATGCAAATACAATTACAGATTCTCAAATGGCACTTCTAATAAGAGAGTGTAGTGGAATTGTATGTTTATGTTTAACTCCAAAAAAAGTAAAAGAGTTAAATCTTTCTATGATGGTAAAATCAAATAATTCAAGATTTCAAACACCTTTTACAATCTCAATAGAGTCAAAAGAAGGTATAACAACTGGAGTTAGTGCAAAAGATAGAGTAACAACTATAAAATCAGCACTAAAAAAAGATGGAATAAATCATATAATATCTCCAGGACATATTTTTCCATTGTGTGCAAAAGAAGGTGGTGTTTTAGAAAGAAATGGTCATACTGAAGCTAGTATTGATATGATGAAATTAGCAAACTTAGAGCCAAATGCTGTTTTATGTGAAATTACAAATGAAGATGGAACAATGGCAAAAGGAGATCAAATAACTAATTTTGCAAAAAAATATTCAATGCCAATTATTAGTATAGAAGAGATTATTGAATATAGACTAAATAAAGGAGAGTGA